The following proteins are co-located in the Dromiciops gliroides isolate mDroGli1 chromosome 2, mDroGli1.pri, whole genome shotgun sequence genome:
- the LOC122742566 gene encoding 40S ribosomal protein S14-like: MPPRKGKEKKEKQVISFGPQVAEGENVFGICHIFASFNDTFVHVTDPSGKETIFRVTGGMKVKADRDESSPYAAMLAAQDIAQRCKELGITALHIKLRATGGNRTKMPDPGAQSALRALARSGMKIGQIEDVTPIPSDSTHRKGGRHL, encoded by the coding sequence ATGCCACCTcgcaaggggaaggaaaagaaggaaaagcaggTCATCAGCTTTGGACCTCAGGTTGCAGAGGGAGAGAACGTGTTCGGTATCTGCCATATCTTTGCTTCCTTCAATGACACCTTTGTCCATGTGACTGATCCCTCTGGCAAAGAAACCATCTTCCGAGTGACTGGTGGGATGAAGGTCAAGGCTGACAGGGATGAATCTTCTCCCTATGCTGCTATGTTGGCCGCTCAGGACATTGCCCAGAGATGTAAAGAACTAGGCATCACTGCCCTTCACATCAAACTTAGGGCCACAGGGGGAAATAGGACTAAGATGCCTGACCCTGGTGCACAGTCAGCCCTGAGAGCCCTGGCACGTTCTGGAATGAAGATCGGGCAGATTGAGGATGTCACTCCAATCCCCTCTGACAGCACTCACAGAAAGGGTGGTCGCCATCTGTGA